In Chrysemys picta bellii isolate R12L10 chromosome 3, ASM1138683v2, whole genome shotgun sequence, a single genomic region encodes these proteins:
- the LOC135982245 gene encoding uncharacterized protein LOC135982245, whose amino-acid sequence MESSQDRKRAPAWTEREVRDLLAIWGDEAVIAELRSSKRNGKVLEKISKAMKDRGHNRDTQQCCVKIKELRQAYHKAREANGRSGAEPQTCRYYAELHAILGGAATTTPTVCYDSLTGETHREDGSGNEEDDDGGTVGSSQQQGSGETVFPNSQDMFVTLDLEPVTPELTQDPQGTQETSAANVSPSQRLVNIRKRKRKTRDEMFTELQMSSHADRAQQNAWRQSMSEMRKAQHEREERWRAEDDRWRQLADRRQEAMLRLLEHQSDMLERMVELQERQQEQRPPLQPLCNQQPSSPSSIASSPRRPRTRWGGLRPPSHSTPDDRPSIRRLGFNKS is encoded by the exons atggagtcctcccaggatcgcaaaagagctccagcatggaccgaacgggaggtacgagatctgctcgccatatggggagatgaagcagtgatagctgaactccgtagcagtaaaagaaatggaaaagtattagaaaagatctccaaggccatgaaggaccgaggccataacagggacacacagcagtgctgcgtgaaaattaaggagctacggcaagcctaccacaaagccagagaagcaaacggaaggtccggggcagagccgcaaacttgccgctactacgcggagctgcatgcgatcctagggggtgcagccaccactaccccaaccgtgtgctatgactctctcactggagaaacacacagggaagacggttcagggaacgaggaagatgacgatggaggtactgtaggtagctcacagcagcaaggaagcggagaaaccgttttccccaacagccaggatatgtttgtgaccctggacctggaaccagtaacccccgaactcacccaagaccctcagggcacacaggagacctctg ctgcaaatgtttctccttcgcagaggctcgtgaacattagaaagagaaaacgtaagacgagggacgagatgttcacggagctgcagatgtcctcccacgctgatagagcacagcagaatgcgtggaggcagtcaatgtcggagatgagaaaagcccaacatgaacgagaggagaggtggcgggctgaagacgataggtggcgtcagcttgcagacagacggcaagaggcaatgctccgtctgctggagcatcaaagtgatatgctcgagcgtatggttgagttgcaggaaaggcagcaggagcagagaccgccgctacagcccctgtgtaaccaacagccctcctccccaagttccatagcctcctcacccagacgcccaagaacacggtgggggggcctccgtccacccagtcactccaccccagatgatcgcccaagcatcagaaggctgggcttcaataagagttaa